The Corallococcus caeni genome includes a region encoding these proteins:
- a CDS encoding glycoside hydrolase family 43 protein has translation MASPRRRALGASVAFVACLNITLPADAAPRPVFAPGGGGFADPTVVSHNDQFYGMSTGSLAPSAQGNIGTGPWTSEGPALTAKPSWATSGVMWAPDLERISANEWVLYFAAPVDGLDANQRCIGAATASSPLGPFTPVAGGPLVCPGLANTPAPDDNVPGRPLTNAGVIDPSGFKDSDGSRFLLYKTQQLPSSLRIVRLNAAGTHVASGATSRQLLRSDRIVENPVLVKRAGDYILFASRGPYNQCTYETIWMRAQGLGTNAFNTVTQHPLLTDGNTGGVCGPGGADIAAALDGGQRIFFHGWLCGSGPCPVNFDAQTDDGGRRGMYLGVLGWDSNDNPVVNKFLSPE, from the coding sequence ATGGCATCACCCCGCCGTCGCGCGCTTGGCGCATCCGTCGCGTTCGTCGCCTGCTTGAACATCACGCTCCCGGCGGATGCCGCGCCTCGGCCCGTGTTCGCTCCTGGCGGAGGCGGGTTCGCGGACCCGACGGTGGTCAGCCACAACGACCAGTTCTACGGCATGTCGACCGGGAGCCTCGCCCCGTCGGCCCAGGGGAACATCGGCACCGGTCCCTGGACGTCGGAAGGACCGGCCCTGACCGCGAAGCCCTCGTGGGCCACGAGCGGCGTCATGTGGGCCCCCGACCTGGAGCGGATCAGCGCGAACGAGTGGGTGCTCTACTTCGCCGCTCCGGTGGACGGGCTGGACGCCAACCAGCGCTGTATCGGAGCGGCCACCGCCAGCTCGCCGCTGGGACCGTTCACGCCGGTCGCGGGCGGCCCGCTGGTCTGCCCGGGACTGGCGAACACGCCTGCCCCCGATGACAACGTCCCGGGCCGTCCGCTCACGAACGCGGGCGTCATCGACCCGTCCGGCTTCAAGGACAGCGATGGGTCGCGCTTCCTGCTCTACAAGACGCAGCAGTTGCCCTCGTCGCTGCGCATCGTCCGGCTCAACGCGGCGGGCACGCACGTGGCCAGCGGCGCCACCAGCCGCCAGTTGCTGCGCTCGGACCGCATCGTGGAGAACCCGGTCCTGGTGAAGCGCGCCGGGGACTACATCCTGTTCGCCTCGCGCGGGCCGTACAACCAGTGCACCTACGAGACCATCTGGATGCGGGCCCAGGGGCTTGGCACCAACGCCTTCAACACCGTCACGCAGCACCCCCTGCTCACGGATGGGAACACCGGCGGCGTGTGCGGTCCTGGCGGCGCGGACATCGCGGCGGCGCTCGACGGTGGGCAGCGCATCTTCTTCCACGGCTGGCTGTGCGGCAGCGGCCCCTGCCCGGTGAACTTCGACGCGCAGACGGACGATGGGGGCCGCCGGGGCATGTACCTGGGCGTGCTGGGCTGGGACTCCAATGACAACCCGGTCGTGAACAAGTTCCTCAGCCCGGAGTGA